In the genome of Thermodesulfobacteriota bacterium, the window ATGAGGCAGGGGCCAGGGCCTATGCCGTTTCCCTGGGTATTAAACTGGGTGAAAAAGACGGCCTCGGCAAGACGCTCGTAAAGCTCTTTGATCATCTGGTGGAGCCGAAGCTAATCCAACCAACCTTTATCTATGCCTATCCTTTGGAGGTCTCTCCGCTTTCCCGAAAGAATGAGGCGGATAACGAGGTGGTAGATCGTTTTGAACTGTTTATCGCCGGCCGGGAGATGGCCAATGCCTTTTCCGAGTTGAATGACCCGGTTGATCAACGGGAGCGGTTGGTTAAACAGATAATGAACAGGGATACGGTAGATGAGGACGAGGAAATCGTCCCTATTCTGGATGAGGATTTTCTCCGGGCCCTGGAGTACGGCATGCCCCCTGCGGCCGGGGAGGGGATCGGGATAGACCGGCTGGTTATGCTTTTTACGGATTCACCTTCTATCCGGGACGTAATTCTATTTCCGCATCTGCGTCCTGAGCGTTAAATTCATAGGTTATGGCCTGCGACCAAGTATGAACTTTGAATGGTTTATCGGCCTTCGTTATCTGAAGGCAAAGAGAAAGCAAACCTTTATCTCGGTGATTACCTTTATTTCCGTGGCCGGGGTCATGGTCGGGGTAATGGCCCTGATAGTCGTTCTGGCGGTTATGACCGGATTTGAAGAGGATCTGAAGGGTAAAATACTGGGCCTTAATGCCCATGTCCTGGTGCTTAAATATGGTGATTCCATTGGGGATGTAAAAGGGCTGCAGGAAAAGGCAGAAAAGACAAAAGGGGTAGTGGCTACTACTCCTTTTATTTATTCTCAGGCCATGCTGAGCTCGCAGCTCGGGGCCTCAGGCGTGGTCTTAAGAGGAATTGATCTTAAGTCATCCAAAAAGGTCATCAATCTGCATCGATACATGGTCGAAGGTTCATTGGAAAATCTGGAGATTCCTTCCGGGCAGAAAGCGCCGGGGGGAAACACAGAAGGGACTCCGGGTATTATAATCGGCAGGGAACTGGCCAAAAATCTGGGTGTGATAAGGGGCGACCGGGTACAACTTATGTCCCCGACCGGCATGATTACGCCTGTGGGGGTCATACCCAGGATGGAGGCCTTCAGGGTAGTCGGTATATTTGATTGTGGCATGTTTGAATATGATTCTTCGATGGCCTTCATATCCCTGAGAGCGGCCCAATCTTTATTGGGTTTAGGCGGCAGAATAACCGGCCTGGAGGTAAAGGTAGCAGATATCTATAAGGCCGACCAGGTGGCTGCCGCTATCAACAACACGCTTGGTTATCCTTACTGGACCAGAGACTGGATGAAGATGAATAAGAACCTTTTTTCGGCCTTAAAACTGGAAAAGATAGCCATGTTCATAATCCTGGCCCTGATTGTCCTGGTGGCGGCCTTCAACATTGTCAGTACGCTGATAATGGTGGTTATGGAGAAAAACAAGGATATAGCCATCTTAAAGTCTATGGGCGCTACGCGGAAGAGCATCATGAAAATCTTTGTCATGGAAGGGGTAATTGTCGGCTTTACCGGGACCATACTTGGGATTATAGGTGGTTTTGGCCTCACGAGCCTGCTTAAAAAATATAAGTTCATTAAATTGCCCAGCGATGTTTATTACATATCCACCCTGCCGGTAAAGGTGGAGGCGCTGGATGTGGCCTTAATTTCATTTGCGGCTATAGTTATCAGTTTTTTGGCTACCCTTTATCCTGCCTGGCAGGCTTCAAGGCTGGAACCGGCGACTGCCTTGAGATATGAATAGCAAGGGCTTGCTCACCGGCTTCTCCATGGGCCAGGGAACCGGACCGGTCATAGAGGCCCGTAACATCCACAAATCATTTGCCACAGACGGGCAAAGGATAGAAGTGCTGAAAGACATCGACCTGACTGTAAAGGTTGGAGAGTCTTTGGCCATAGTCGGCGCTTCCGGGGTAGGCAAGTCCACACTGTTACACCTTCTTGGCACCCTGGAACTACCGGATAGCGGCAGTATTCTTTATAATGGACTGGATGTATCGAAGTTAACTGACGAGGATCTGGCCGCCTTTCGAAACAGATATATAGGCTTTGTTTTTCAGTTCCACCACCTTTTGCCTGAATTTACCGCTATTGAAAATGTGATGATCCCGGCCCTTATCGCCCGCCAGGAGAAAAAGAGCGCCTGCGCCCTGGCCGAAGACGTTCTTTGTGAGGTCGGGTTAAAAGACCGCCTGAGGCACAGGGTTGGAGAACTTTCCGGAGGTGAGCAGCAGAGGGTGGCCCTGGCCCGGGCCATTGTCCTGTCCCCCCGGCTCCTTCTGGCAGATGAACCCACAGGGAATCTGGATGCAAAAACAGGCCAGAAGGTACACGATCTTATCTTGAGCCTGGGGGAAAAGAATAATATGGCCACAATCGTGGTAACCCATAATCTGCGGCTGGCCCAGTGCATGGGACGCTGCCTGACTATAGTTGACGGACGCCTGGAACAATCTGATCCCGGGAGATTTTCTTGATATGAAGATATTTTTAAGGTCATTGATCCTGTTTTTCATGATGAGCTCTATTTTTCAACCGGCCATAGCCGCAGAAAAAAAGACTATAGCGGCTGCGCCTTTTATCGTGCACAGTAAAGAAGACATCAGTTCCCTGGTCGTTTCGATGGAAAAGAACCTGATGTCTGCTCTGGCATCAGCGGGCTTTGAAGTGATTGAACCGGCCCGGGTAGTCGGGGAGATCGACAGAAGCAGGCTTTTTGATGCCAAATATATGCGGGATGCGGCAGGGAAGCTGGGGGCGGATTGCATCGTATGGGGCAGCATTACTAAAATCGGCCAGCGTCTGAGCCTGGATGTCTGGCTGCTTGAGGTCGCCGGCACTAAAGGTCCTATGCCACTTTATGCCGAAACCACCGGGGCCGAACAATTGGATAAGGCGCTGCATAAGATAGTGGGCAACATCCAGTTCGCCGTCTTAAAAAAAGAACGTATAGGAGAGGTCTTTTTTTCCGGTAATCGAAGGATTGAATCTGAGGCCATCCGTACCCATATCAAGTCCAAACCGGGCGATATTTTTAACAAGGACAGGTTGAGCGAAGATATGCGCTCCATTTTTGCGATGGGTTATTTTACAGAGATAAATATCGATGTTAAAGACTCTCCGGAAGGGAAAATTGTAACCTTTATGGTTACAGAAAAGCCGGTTATAAAAGACATCAAGGTAGAAGGGAATATCGGTGTCGAAACGGAGAAAGTAAAAGAAGTAATCAGCGTCCGGACAAACTCAATTTTAAAGCTCAAGGATATCCAGGAGTCCGAGGAAAAGATCAGATCTCTCTATCGGGAGAAAGGTTATTACGGAACACTTCTGGATCACAAGTTATCAGACCTGCCTAATAATGAGGCTATACTGACCTTTTCCATTAAAGAAGGCGAAAAGGTGCATATAAAGGAGATCCGGTTCGTTGGAAACAAGGTCTTTGGCAGCAAGCAATTAAAAGATATGCTGGAAACTACGGAAAGGGGGTTTTTATCCTGGCTCACATCCTCCGGCATTTTAAACCGGGATGTTTTGGAGCGTGATTTATCCAAGATAACTTCATTTTACTATAACAACGGGTATATCGAGGCCAAGATCGGAGAGCCTGAGATCGAACACAAGGAGAAATTCATATTTATCACTATCCCTATAGAGGAAGGGTCTCAATTTACAGTGGGGTCGGTGGATATTGAGGGTAAGCTCATAAAGCCAAAAGAGGAGTTGCTGTCGATATTGAAGATTCGCCAGGAAAAGACCTACAGTCGTGATGTCTTAAGGAAGGATATCCTGGTCTTAACAGATGTCTATGCGGACGCCGGTTATGCCTATGCCGAGGTCGCACCCGAGATCGCCAAGGATGATATGGGGAAAAAGGTAAATATAACTTTTTTTATTCAGCCCGGGGGAAAAGTCCATTTCGATCGTATAGAGATATCCGGGAATACCAAGACGCGGGATAAGGTTATAAGACGTGAACTCAGGATAGCGGAAGGAGATCAATTTAACGCCGAAGGCCTGCGTAAGAGCAATCAGAGGTTGCAGAGGCTTGGCTTCTTCGAGGATGTGAATATAGCCCCGGTCAAAGGCACTGACGAAACTAAAATGGACCTCAACGTCGAGATTAAAGAAAAGCCTACCGGGGCCTTCAGTATAGGCGGCGGTTACAGCTCTGTGGAGCACTTTATTGGTATGGCCGAGATATCACAGCGAAACCTTTTTGGCCGCGGGCAGGAGTTGAGTCTGCGGGCTCAAACCAGCAGCCGTTCCACCCGTTATAACCTTAGTTTTACCGAGCCTTATTTTCTTGATACCAAACTGGCCACCGGCGTCGACCTTTTCAACTGGGAAACGGAGTACGATGATTATACCAAGAAGAGTACCGGCGGAGGATTAAGGCTGGGCTATCCCTTAACCGACAATCTGAGGGTATTTGGCGGTTATAGATTCGAAGATGCCACCATGTCGGACGTTAGTTCCACAGCCTCATGGGTGATAGTTGAGTCCATGGACATCCATGTAACCAGCTCCTTAAATGCCGCTATAGAGAGGGATACACGCAACAGTTACGTCGATCCCACTGCCGGGTCGATAAACAGCTTTTCCATCGAGTATGCGGGCGGATTCCTGGGGGGTGACAGTGCTTATACTAAGTACACGGCCAAATCAGGCTGGTACTATCCGCTTTTCTGGGATACAGTGGGGCACATTAACGGGGCTATAGGTTATGTGAAGGAGAATCCGGACGGTAAGCTGCCTGTATATGAAAAGTTTTATCTGGGCGGTCTAAATTCAGTGCGCGGTTTTAAGTTCGGTGACATCAGTCCTATCGACCCGGCCACCGGTGAGCGCATAGGCGGCGAGAAGATGCTGCTCTTCAACGTTGAGTATATATTTCCCCTGATAAAGAAGGCCGGGCTAAAGGGTGTGGTCTTTTTTGATGCCGGTAACGCCTTTCGGGAAGAGGACAGTTACAACCTGACCGACCTCCGAACCAGCGTTGGTTTCGGTTTTCGCTGGTTTTCACCCATTGGGCCGCTGCGCCTGGAGTGGGGTTATAACATAGACCCTGAGCCGGGTGAAAAATCGAGTAGCTGGGATTTTACAATTGGAGGAGCCTTTTAAATAAGCCCTCAGCGATCAGCATTCAGTTATCAGCTATGATGGGTGCACCTGTGGGATCTGAAGCTGAGGGCTGACGGCTGATCGCTGAAAGCCCTTACGTAATGAAAACACTAAAAGAAATAGCCGAATATTGCCATGGGTCACTGGTAGGAGACGGCGATCTCATCATCACCGGTATAGCCAGCCTTGATGAGGCCACAGACGGCCAGATCAGTTTTGTCGCCCAGAGAAAATACCTGACAAAGATGGAAACCTCCCGGGCATCGGCTCTCATTGTGCCTATGGAGGTGACCGGGGCCCGTGTACCCATTATAAGGACAGAGAACCCTTATCTGGCCTATGCCCGGGCAGCCGCCCTTTTCAGCGCCAGGCCATTTGAGGCAAGGGGTATAAGTAAAGAGGCCTGGATGGGCAAAGACTGCCGGATTAATCCCAACGTCAGCATATATCCCTTTATCTATATTGGAGACAATGTGCGGGTTGATTCGGGAGTTACCATTTATCCCGGCGTGTATATCGGAAACGAGGTTTCTATCGGCGAGAGGAGTACTGTCTATCCGAATGTAACCATAATGGATAGGTGTATTATCGGCGCGCGGGTCATAATACACAGTGGTGTGGTAATCGGCAGCGATGGTTTTGGTTATGCCAGGGACGGGGCTAAACATGTTAAGATCCCGCAACTTGGCATTGTGCAGATTGATGACGAAGTAGAGATTGGCGCCAATACCGCTATCGACCGGTCTGCCCTGGGAAAGACGTGGATTAAGCGTGGCACAAAGATTGATAATCTGGTCCAGGTGGCTCACAATGTGATAGTCGGAGAAGACACGCTTCTCATTTCTCAAGTGGGTATTTCCGGCAGCGTGGAGATCGGCAACAACGTCATTCTGGCCGGCCAGGTAGGAGTGGCCGGACACATTAAAATCGGCGACCGGGTTATGGTCGGGGCAAAATCGGGCGTGCCGGGTTCCCTGCCGGAAGATTCGACAGTCTCCGGCATCCCGGCCATTTCGCACCAGGAGTGGTTAAAAGCCAGCGCTGTCTATCGACGTTTACCCGATCTTCTTAAAGAAGTCCGTAATCTTAAGAAGAGAATCGCCAACCTGGAAAAGAACGCAGGGGGACATGAGAAATGAACATGGAAACAAACAAGATAAATATCAGAGAAATATTGAAGATATTACCGCATCGGTACCCATTTTTATTGGTAGATAAGATCCTGGAGTGCAAATCGGGAGAATCGATAAAAGGCCTTAAGAATGTCACTATTAACGAACCATTTTTTCAGGGCCACTTTCCGGGTCAGCCGATCATGCCAGGGGTGCTGATTTTAGAGGCTATGGCCCAGGTAGGGGGGATACTGGCCTATCTTTCCAACGAGGAGGAAATGAAAAACAGGCTGTTTTATTTTATCGGCCTGGATAAGGTTCGTTTCCGGAAGACGGTAGTCCCCGGAGATCAGATTGTCTTTGATTTAACCATGCTGAAACGAAAAATGAAGGTGTACATGATGGCCGGCCGGGCCACGGTCGACGGCAAGCTGGTGGCTGAAGCCGAGCTGATGGCTGCTATGTCGGATGAAAATTAGCAATCAGCGTTCAGCCATCAGCTCTCAGTAAAATATCAAGGCACACGATATCTTAAGCTGAACGCTGATAGCTGAGTGCTGATAGCTATAGAAAAGGAGATCACATGAAGATTCACCCTACAGCTATTGTCGATACAAACGCTGTTTTGGCAGAGGGTGTCGAGATCGGTCCTTATGTCATAATTGGCAATGATGTAAAGATCGGGGCCCGGACTACAGTTGGTCCCCATACTACCATAGAGGGCTGCACCACTATCGGTGAAGACTGCAAGATAGCGCAATTTGCGACTATCGGTGCGGCTCCCCAGGATATGAAATATAAAGGGAACCCTACCGCGGTTGAGATTGGCAACGGCAATATTATACGGGAGTATGTCACCATTCACAGGGGGACAGAAAACGGTGGAAGAGTCACCCGGATCGGCGACTATAACTTTTTGATGGCCTATACACATATAGCTCATGACTGTAAGATCGGAAGCCATGTTATTTTCGCTAACTGCGCCACCTTGGGAGGGCACGTGGAAATCCAGGATCATGCCATCCTGGGCGGCCTGGTAGCTGTCCACCAATTTTCCCGTATCGGAGGTTATGCCTTTGTGGGTGGTTTATCCGGTATCATTAAAGACATCCCGCCTTACGTTATAGCTTCAGGGGAGAGGGCCAAGCTCTTTGGTATAAATATTATCGGCTTAAAGAGGCATAATTTTTCGCCCGAGGTCATAGATGCCCTGAGGGCGGCTTATAAATTAATAGTCCGTTCGCCGCTCACTCTTAAAGAGGCCGTTGAAACCGCAGAAAAAGAGGTTTTGCAGGTGCCAGAGGTTCAATACTTTATCGATTTTATTAAGAACTCCAAGAGGGGCATTCCAAGAAAATGACCAGGAAAATCGGGATCATCTCGGGCAGCGGCAGGTTCCCGCTCATTTTTTCCGAGGCGGCGCGCCGGGAAGGTTTTGAGGTCATAGCTATTGCGCACAAAGGAGAGACCAGGCCGGAACTGGCTGAGACTGTAGATAAGATTTTCTGGCTAAAGTTGGGCCAGTTGGGGAAGATAATCGATATCTTCAAGCAAGAAGGGGTGCGCGATGTGGTCATGGCCGGGGGTATAGATAAAAAGAATATCTATAGAAAGGTTTGGCCGGATCTGAAGGCCATTTCTGTATGGTCGAGGTTAAAGAACCGGCTGGATGACGGCATCTTGCGGGCATTGGCCGGTGTCCTGGAGGAAGAGGGCATAACAGTCCGCGAATCAACCCTGTTTCTCCGGTCTCTTCTGTCGCCGAAGGGTGTTTTGACCCGGCGTAAGCCCACGGAAGAGGAGATGAACGACGTAGAATTCGGATGGAAAGTGGCCAAGGAGATCGGTGGACTTGATATCGGGCAATGCATTGTGGTTAAAGACCTGGTCGTTCTGGCAGTGGAAGCCATCGAAGGGACGGATGAAACTATCCGGCGGGGCGGGCAACTGGCTAATAAAGGGGCGGTCGTGGTAAAAGTTCTTAAACCGAAACAGGATCTTCGTTTTGATTTACCGGCGGTTGGTCTTCAGACCATCCGCACTATGCAGGAGGTACGGGCCTCCTGTCTGGCCGTCGAATCGGACAAGGTATTGATTTTTGAAAAAGAGGAGATGCTGCGGGAGGCCGACCGCAGTAAAATTGCCGTTATTGCCCTGTAAACTTATTGTAAATTATTCACCGCAGAGACGCAAAGAACGCTAAGGAAAGATACAGTTTTTCTCTGTGCCCTTTGCGGTGAAATTCATTTTCGGAGAGGTTATGCAGAAAGTTAAAGTCGGGGTTGTAGGTGTAGGCTATTTAGGCCAGTACCATGCCGAAAAATATGCATCTATGGCAGAGGCCGATCTGATTGGGGTAGTGGATATCGACAAAAAACGGGCCCATGAAATTGCAGAAAAATATGGAGCTAAACCCTATACTAACTATAAGGATCTCATCGGAAAGGTTGAAGCGGTAAGTGTGGTCGTCCCCACCACTCTACACTACCCGGTCGCCGGCCATTTTCTCAGACAGGGGATAGACGTTTTACTTGAAAAGCCCATGACCTGTACCCTATCCGAAGCAAGCCGGTTGATTAAACTGGCGAAGGCAAAAAATCTTATCTTGCAGGTCGGCCATCTGGAACGCTTTAACCCGGCGGTAGTGGCCTTAAGGGACCACCTTGAGAATCCGCTTTTTATCGAGTCTCACCGGCTTTCAACTTTTAAGGGCCGGGGAATCGATGTGGACGTAGTCCTGGACCTCATGATACATGATATTGATATTATCTTGAATATTGTCAAATCAAAGCTTAAGAATATCCATGCGGTCGGAGTGCCGGTTATCACGCCTAATACAGATATAGCCAATGTGCGTCTGGAATTTGAAAATGGCTGTACGGCCAATGTCACGGTAAGCCGCATCTCTAATAAAAATATGCGGAAGATCAGAATATTCCAGCCCAACGCCTACCTGTCCGTCGATTATGCACGAAGGGAAATCGTAGTTATTAAGAAAACTACCCAAAACGGTATGTATGGTTTCCCGGGCATTGAGGAACAGGTCGCTTCTTTTCCTGAGAGTGACTCTCTGGCAGAAGAACTCAGGGCCTTTGTCTCTTCTGTCCGAACCAGGAAGCCGCCGGTTGTTTCAGGCGAGGATGGCCAAAGGGCCCTCCATGTGGCCTTAAAGATTATGAAACAAATAAATCGGACTATAGGGAACCTTGGTCGCTCACTAAATATGTCCTTGCCGGAACATGCCTGCCGGGTCAGCTAAAAACATTCTCATAGTAGCCGGGGAGGCCTCCGGTGATATGCACGGGGCCAGTCTGGTCCGGGCCGTGCATGATATTAATCCCGAAATAGATTTTTGGGGGCTGGGCGGGGAAAAGATGCGCGAGGCCGGGGTTAAAACACTCCTTGATTCTACCCGGTTGGCCGTAGTAGGCATCTCCGAAGTATTCACACATCTATGGCAGATTGTTCAGGCCCAGCGTATTTTACGAAAGGCCATGCGTGATAAGCGGCCGAATCTGGTTATACTGATTGACTATCCGGATTTTAACCTCCTCTTAGCGGCCAAAGCCAGGGGCCTGGGAATTCCGGTTATGTACTATATAAGCCCGCAGGTATGGGCCTGGCGCAGCGGGCGGGTCGGAAAGATAAAACGGCTTGTAAATAGAATGGTGGTTATCCTCCCTTTTGAGGTAGAGTTTTACAGTAGGTATCAGATGGAGGTGGATTTTGTCGGGCATCCACTTCTGGATATAGTTAAGCCGGCCCTGGATGACGAATATTTTTACAAACATTTTGAGATTGACCGCAGCCGGCCTGTTGTTGGCCTCTTTCCCGGCAGTCGGTGGCAAGAAGTAAAGAGCCTCATGCCTTCTATTATGGACGCAGCCGGGAGATTAAAAAAACAGATTCCGGGCATCCAGTTTGTCCTGCCCCTGGCTCCAACTATCGATAGAAGATGCGTTGAGGCCTTTATTCATCCAACAGGGCTTAACGTTAAGGTTATTGAAGCTGGGACCTATGATACTATGAAGGCGGCTCGTGCCGTTATCGCCGCTTCGGGTACGGTAACCCTGGAGGCGGCTATTATAGGTGTGCCTATGATAATCGTCTATAAGGTTTCGAGATTAAGTTATCTTGTGGGAAAAATAATGGTAAGGGTATCCCATATTGGCCTGGTCAACCTGGTGGCCGGTCGAAGGATCGTCCCTGAACTGGTCCAGGAAGAGGCTAACGGCCAGAGGATAGCGGAAGGGGTTTATAAAATTATAGTGGATGATAAGTATTACCAGACTGTGAAAAATGAACTTGAAGGAGTAAAAAACAGGCTGGGCGGACCGGGTGCATCTGCTCGTGTGGCGGAAATTGTATGTCAATTTATAAACGTCTATTTAACTTAATCGTTCCTTACTGGAAGAGAATGGCCGTAGCCATGATCTGCATGGTGGGAGTGGCCCTTCTTACCTCGGCCACGGCCTATGTAGTAAAGCCCATGCTGGATGAAGTCTTCTTTAAGAAAGACATGACCATGATCCATTTGATTCCGCTGGCCATAGTTTTTCTTTTCTTGAGCAAAGGTATTTTTTACTATGGTTATTTTTACCTTATAAACTCCGTGGGACAAAAGATTGTGGCAGATCTCAGGGAAGCGGTATACAGGCACTTAAATTGCCTATCCCTATCCTATTTCCATCGTACGCCAACCGGCGTCCTTATCTCACGAGTTCTAAACGACGTAGGCATGATTCAGGGTGCGGTTTCAAATGTCGTTGTTAGCACGTTAAAAGATGCTTTTACTGTAATCGGATTGACTTTTGTTATCTTTTATCAGGACTGGAGATTGGCGCTTATAGCCATGACGATATTTCCTGCCGCAGTAATTCCTATCGTTAAATTCGGCAGAAAACTACGTAACATCAGCACCAAAAGCCAGCAGATTGTTGGAGATGTAACTGTATTACTGCATGAGGGTATTACCGGCAGTCGTATCGTAAAGGCTTTTACTATGGAAGAGTATGAAATCAAGAGATTCAGAAAGCAGATTAAAAGACTTTACGACATCATTATGAGCGACGTTAAGGTAAAGGCTGTCGCCCATCCCCTTATGGAATTATTGGGTGGTATTGGAATTGCCTTTATAGTGTGGTACGGAGGCTTACAGGTCATAAAAGGCACCTCAACGCCGGGTACATTTTTTTCCTTTCTAACAGCCCTGATAATGCTGTATGAACCGGTGAAAAACCTCAGCGGCGCCAACAGTGCGATACAGCAAGGGGTAGCCGGCGCTATCCGGGTCTTTGACCTTTTAGATACTCCCCCTGAGATAAGAGACAAAGAGGGTGTTGTAGCGCTACCGCCTATCCGGCAGCATATTGAGTTTAAAAATGTATCCTTTAAATATGACGAGGCAGTTGTACTCAGGGATATAAATCTTAATGTGAGGGCCGGTGAAATCCTGGCCATTGTCGGGATTAGCGGCGGAGGCAAGACCACGCTGGTCAACCTTATTCCCCGCTTCTATGACGTAACCGATGGCGCAATTTATATTGACGGCACAGACATCAGAGACGTTACCATCTCTTCCCTCCGTTCCCAAATAGGCATAGTGACCCAGCAGACAATCCTCTTCAATGACACGGTACGTAACAACATAGCCTATGGCGACGTCAGGAAGTCGGAAGAAGAGATAATAGCGGCCGCTCGTGCCGCCTATGCCTACGATTTTATTGAGAGGTTACCTCAGAGATGGGATACCGCAATCGGTGAACAGGGAGTCAGGCTCTCAGGTGGCGAAAGGCAGCGGATTTCCATCGCCAGGGCGCTTCTTAAAAATGCGCCTATTTTAATTCTGGATGAAGCCACATCTTCTTTGGACACTGAGTCTGAACTTGAGGTGCAGAAGGCCCTGGATAATTTGATGCAGGGAAGGACCACCCTGGTAATTGCACATCGGCTCTCCACTATTCGAAATGCCGACCGGATTATCGTCATCAAGGATGGCGCCATCGTAGAAGAAGGAAAACATGATGAGCTTTTGGCCTTGGGCGGCGAATATCGTAAATTGCACGATATGCAGTTCCGGGATGAATCAGATCTCACCGCAGAGAGCACAAAGGATACAGAGAGCTAATAGCTGATAGCTGATAGCTGATAGCTGATAGCTGATAGCTGATAGCTTGTGACATGTTTATACTGTATAACATCTTACAATTAACGTTCCTTACTATATGTCTGCCAATTATCCTGCTTAAAATAGCTTTTACGCCAAAGTACAGACAGAGGATTTTAAACCGGCTGGGGCTACGCCCCCCTTCCATGAATGCGGTAAATGACTCCGGCCCCAGGATATGGATCCACGCCCTGTCCGTGGGTGAGGTGATGTCTTCAACAGCCATGGTCAGGGGGATGCGGCGGCGATTTCCGGATTGGGTGATAATTTACTCTACCTCCACAGCCACAGGCGCGGGTATCGCGCGGCAAAAACTCGGTGACATGGTCGATTACCTGATTACTTATCCCCTCGACCTGTTCTGGTCGGTGCGGCAGGTAGTTAAAGGCATCAGGCCTGACCTTTTTGTCCTGATTGAGACCGACCTGTGGCCCAATATGCTGAGCGCCCTTTCACGCCGTGGGACACCGATTATTTTGCTTAATGGCCGTATATCCGGGTCTTCTTTTATTCGCTATAAAAGGTTCAGCCTGTTTTTTGGCCCTATTTTTTCTTTAATAGACAAAATTGCCATGCAGTCACGCGCCGACGAAGAAAGGATGATAGAGCTTGGAATAAGTCCCCGGAAGATATACAGGGTCGGTAACCTGAAATTTGATCAGGAAGGCGTTCAGGTCGGAGAAAAGGAGACCGGGGAGTTAAGACGTAATCTGCACATACCTCCTGGAAGTAAAGTCGTTATCGCTGGCAGTACCCACGCAGGAGAAGAGGAGATAATCCTTTCGGCCTATGGTAAGTTAATTTTTACTTATCCTGATCTCTTTCTCTTAATGGCTCCACGAGACCCGGGACGGGCGGACGAGGTGAAGAGGCTGGCCCAATCTGCTGGCCTTGAGGCCTATAAAAGGACTGAACTCCCGGGGTTGCCGGAAAGTAACACGGTTCAGGTAGTTGTTCTTGATACCCTTGGGGAACTTTCGAAATTATATGCCCTGGCCACGGTAGCCTTTATCGGCGGCAGTCTGGTGCCGAAACGGGGACATAACGTCCTGGAGGTCGCTGCCCATGCCAAGCCGGTCGTATTCGGGCCTCACACAGAGGATTTTAAAGAGGCGGCAGCGGCCCTGATAAAAAGGGGTGGTGGCTACATGGTGAATAGTGAAAACGAACTTGTAACTATTTTAGAACTTATCCTGTCTAACGATGTTTTGGCCCAAAAGGCAGGGGAGAGGGCCTTTCAGGTGATTGAGGAAAATAGAGGCGCAGTGGAGAAGGCCGTTGACCTTATTTCCAAGACCATAACTCGCAACCCGCACCTCGCAACTCGTAACT includes:
- a CDS encoding Gfo/Idh/MocA family oxidoreductase translates to MQKVKVGVVGVGYLGQYHAEKYASMAEADLIGVVDIDKKRAHEIAEKYGAKPYTNYKDLIGKVEAVSVVVPTTLHYPVAGHFLRQGIDVLLEKPMTCTLSEASRLIKLAKAKNLILQVGHLERFNPAVVALRDHLENPLFIESHRLSTFKGRGIDVDVVLDLMIHDIDIILNIVKSKLKNIHAVGVPVITPNTDIANVRLEFENGCTANVTVSRISNKNMRKIRIFQPNAYLSVDYARREIVVIKKTTQNGMYGFPGIEEQVASFPESDSLAEELRAFVSSVRTRKPPVVSGEDGQRALHVALKIMKQINRTIGNLGRSLNMSLPEHACRVS
- the lpxA gene encoding acyl-ACP--UDP-N-acetylglucosamine O-acyltransferase, encoding MKIHPTAIVDTNAVLAEGVEIGPYVIIGNDVKIGARTTVGPHTTIEGCTTIGEDCKIAQFATIGAAPQDMKYKGNPTAVEIGNGNIIREYVTIHRGTENGGRVTRIGDYNFLMAYTHIAHDCKIGSHVIFANCATLGGHVEIQDHAILGGLVAVHQFSRIGGYAFVGGLSGIIKDIPPYVIASGERAKLFGINIIGLKRHNFSPEVIDALRAAYKLIVRSPLTLKEAVETAEKEVLQVPEVQYFIDFIKNSKRGIPRK
- the msbA gene encoding lipid A export permease/ATP-binding protein MsbA codes for the protein MSIYKRLFNLIVPYWKRMAVAMICMVGVALLTSATAYVVKPMLDEVFFKKDMTMIHLIPLAIVFLFLSKGIFYYGYFYLINSVGQKIVADLREAVYRHLNCLSLSYFHRTPTGVLISRVLNDVGMIQGAVSNVVVSTLKDAFTVIGLTFVIFYQDWRLALIAMTIFPAAVIPIVKFGRKLRNISTKSQQIVGDVTVLLHEGITGSRIVKAFTMEEYEIKRFRKQIKRLYDIIMSDVKVKAVAHPLMELLGGIGIAFIVWYGGLQVIKGTSTPGTFFSFLTALIMLYEPVKNLSGANSAIQQGVAGAIRVFDLLDTPPEIRDKEGVVALPPIRQHIEFKNVSFKYDEAVVLRDINLNVRAGEILAIVGISGGGKTTLVNLIPRFYDVTDGAIYIDGTDIRDVTISSLRSQIGIVTQQTILFNDTVRNNIAYGDVRKSEEEIIAAARAAYAYDFIERLPQRWDTAIGEQGVRLSGGERQRISIARALLKNAPILILDEATSSLDTESELEVQKALDNLMQGRTTLVIAHRLSTIRNADRIIVIKDGAIVEEGKHDELLALGGEYRKLHDMQFRDESDLTAESTKDTES
- the lpxI gene encoding UDP-2,3-diacylglucosamine diphosphatase LpxI (LpxI, functionally equivalent to LpxH, replaces it in LPS biosynthesis in a minority of bacteria.), producing the protein MTRKIGIISGSGRFPLIFSEAARREGFEVIAIAHKGETRPELAETVDKIFWLKLGQLGKIIDIFKQEGVRDVVMAGGIDKKNIYRKVWPDLKAISVWSRLKNRLDDGILRALAGVLEEEGITVRESTLFLRSLLSPKGVLTRRKPTEEEMNDVEFGWKVAKEIGGLDIGQCIVVKDLVVLAVEAIEGTDETIRRGGQLANKGAVVVKVLKPKQDLRFDLPAVGLQTIRTMQEVRASCLAVESDKVLIFEKEEMLREADRSKIAVIAL
- the lpxB gene encoding lipid-A-disaccharide synthase — protein: MPAGSAKNILIVAGEASGDMHGASLVRAVHDINPEIDFWGLGGEKMREAGVKTLLDSTRLAVVGISEVFTHLWQIVQAQRILRKAMRDKRPNLVILIDYPDFNLLLAAKARGLGIPVMYYISPQVWAWRSGRVGKIKRLVNRMVVILPFEVEFYSRYQMEVDFVGHPLLDIVKPALDDEYFYKHFEIDRSRPVVGLFPGSRWQEVKSLMPSIMDAAGRLKKQIPGIQFVLPLAPTIDRRCVEAFIHPTGLNVKVIEAGTYDTMKAARAVIAASGTVTLEAAIIGVPMIIVYKVSRLSYLVGKIMVRVSHIGLVNLVAGRRIVPELVQEEANGQRIAEGVYKIIVDDKYYQTVKNELEGVKNRLGGPGASARVAEIVCQFINVYLT